One Candidatus Culexarchaeum yellowstonense genomic region harbors:
- a CDS encoding signal recognition particle subunit SRP19/SEC65 family protein, with protein MNINGDNAHTSKETTKGRRRIIWPAYIDATLTRKYGRRIPKDMAVPNPTIEEMEEAAKELKMKYIVEKGKRYPKTWYKSEGRIIIEEMGRKIEIIKKLSLTINKMRIEKQRMKESEKSKGKKAD; from the coding sequence ATGAACATTAACGGAGATAATGCGCATACAAGTAAGGAAACTACGAAGGGAAGGAGGAGGATAATATGGCCAGCATACATAGATGCAACATTAACCAGAAAATATGGAAGGAGGATCCCAAAGGACATGGCAGTGCCGAATCCAACAATAGAGGAAATGGAGGAGGCAGCAAAAGAACTAAAAATGAAATACATTGTGGAAAAGGGGAAAAGATACCCAAAAACATGGTACAAGTCTGAAGGAAGAATAATAATAGAGGAAATGGGGAGGAAGATTGAGATAATTAAGAAATTGTCATTAACAATAAATAAAATGAGAATTGAGAAACAAAGAATGAAAGAATCTGAGAAAAGTAAAGGTAAAAAAGCGGATTAG
- the hypE gene encoding hydrogenase expression/formation protein HypE gives MPDEFVKLFHGSGGQLTDKLIEKLFVNRVKLHNVFGGVGLRDFDDGASIPIGDFELVMTSDGYTVDPIFFPGGDIGVLAVCGTINDLAVMGAKPLAIMDNIIVEEGFPMKDLELIVNSMIKTAEENNVAIVGGDFKVIPKGKLDKIVIGMSGIGIAPRGKIITDRGVKCGDKIIVTGSIGEHEIALMSVREGLSFIGEIKSDVAAIYNVMEAALEVGGVHAAKDPTRGGLAEALNVWASKCNVGIWIDESKIPIRSEVKAVCEMMGLDPLYLACEGRAVLSVDPAYADDILNRIRRFKGCESASIIGEIRSSPKGYVVMETLIGGSRVVPSPIGSQLPRIC, from the coding sequence ATGCCTGACGAGTTTGTAAAGCTTTTTCATGGTAGTGGTGGGCAACTAACTGATAAGCTCATTGAAAAGCTCTTTGTTAATAGAGTTAAGCTTCATAATGTTTTTGGGGGTGTGGGGTTAAGGGATTTTGATGATGGTGCATCGATCCCCATAGGTGATTTTGAACTGGTTATGACATCAGATGGTTACACTGTTGATCCAATATTCTTCCCAGGTGGGGATATTGGTGTTTTGGCTGTATGTGGTACAATTAACGATCTTGCTGTTATGGGTGCTAAGCCCCTCGCTATAATGGATAATATAATCGTTGAAGAGGGGTTTCCAATGAAGGATCTTGAACTAATCGTTAACTCTATGATTAAGACGGCTGAAGAAAATAATGTTGCCATTGTTGGGGGGGACTTTAAAGTTATACCTAAGGGTAAGTTGGATAAAATAGTTATTGGAATGAGCGGGATTGGAATAGCGCCAAGGGGTAAAATTATAACTGATCGTGGCGTTAAGTGTGGAGATAAGATAATCGTTACTGGTAGTATTGGTGAACATGAAATTGCTTTAATGTCTGTTAGGGAAGGGTTATCCTTTATTGGGGAAATCAAATCTGATGTTGCTGCAATATATAATGTGATGGAGGCTGCACTCGAAGTTGGTGGGGTTCATGCCGCTAAAGACCCTACAAGAGGGGGTTTAGCTGAGGCTTTAAATGTTTGGGCAAGTAAATGTAATGTTGGTATATGGATCGATGAATCCAAGATACCAATTAGATCTGAGGTTAAAGCCGTATGTGAGATGATGGGTTTAGATCCCCTATACTTAGCCTGTGAGGGTAGAGCTGTTTTAAGTGTGGACCCAGCATATGCAGATGACATCCTAAACAGGATAAGGAGATTTAAAGGTTGTGAATCTGCAAGCATAATTGGTGAGATCAGGAGTAGCCCTAAAGGATACGTTGTTATGGAAACCTTGATTGGGGGGAGTAGGGTTGTTCCATCACCAATTGGGTCGCAGCTTCCAAGAATCTGTTAA
- a CDS encoding Xaa-Pro peptidase family protein yields MPSIQTFRKRLAMVHGELERRGAKAAILFNSLNMYYLTGFPRGRSLIVPVDGEPILLVSELEFDEAAETFKHGVVIPLKADMSLSDVINSKLAELHVSGNIAVERQYMNIDMYSTLAKKLNVSEFMDFSTSILQIRSVKDSEEIDLIRKALSISEKSIKHLLGVLREGMSEVEIAGEIEYAMRRAGSEGYAFDSIVASGVRSAYPHASTTQKRVCQGELVVIDVGAKYGGYCSDITRTITVGFINEDLKKMFTPVLEAIDAAVDVLSAGVTGAEVDVAARRVIEKYGYGKYFTHSLGHGVGLAVHEEPGLNSRNNSPLPSGSIVTIEPGIYIRGVGGVRVEEMALVREGGCEILNSLERVFF; encoded by the coding sequence TTGCCATCAATTCAAACATTTAGGAAACGTTTAGCGATGGTGCATGGGGAGCTTGAAAGGAGGGGGGCTAAAGCTGCCATATTATTTAATTCATTGAACATGTATTACTTGACGGGATTCCCTAGGGGTAGGAGCCTAATAGTTCCCGTCGATGGTGAACCTATACTGTTAGTTTCGGAGCTGGAGTTTGATGAAGCTGCAGAGACATTTAAGCATGGTGTGGTAATCCCCCTAAAGGCGGATATGAGCTTATCTGACGTTATTAATTCTAAATTGGCGGAGCTTCATGTAAGTGGGAATATTGCGGTGGAACGCCAGTACATGAATATTGATATGTATTCCACATTGGCTAAGAAATTGAATGTATCTGAATTCATGGATTTCTCAACATCCATATTGCAAATAAGGTCTGTAAAGGATTCTGAGGAAATTGATTTGATTAGAAAGGCCTTAAGCATATCTGAAAAGAGCATTAAACATTTATTAGGCGTTTTACGTGAAGGGATGAGTGAAGTGGAGATTGCTGGCGAAATTGAGTATGCTATGAGGAGAGCTGGTTCTGAGGGGTATGCTTTTGATAGCATAGTGGCTTCCGGGGTTCGTTCAGCTTATCCACATGCTTCCACAACGCAGAAAAGGGTTTGTCAAGGTGAATTGGTGGTTATAGATGTTGGCGCTAAGTATGGTGGATACTGTTCAGATATAACTAGAACCATCACAGTAGGCTTCATAAATGAGGATTTGAAGAAGATGTTTACCCCTGTGCTTGAAGCCATAGATGCTGCTGTAGATGTTCTTTCTGCAGGGGTTACTGGAGCTGAGGTCGATGTTGCTGCTAGACGTGTAATAGAAAAGTATGGTTATGGAAAATATTTCACACATAGTCTCGGTCATGGTGTTGGTTTAGCAGTTCACGAAGAGCCTGGGTTAAATTCCAGGAATAATTCACCTCTACCCAGTGGCAGCATCGTTACCATAGAGCCTGGAATATATATTAGGGGGGTTGGCGGCGTTAGGGTTGAGGAGATGGCTTTGGTGCGTGAAGGTGGATGTGAAATTCTTAATAGTCTTGAAAGAGTTTTCTTCTAA
- the mtnP gene encoding S-methyl-5'-thioadenosine phosphorylase has product MNIRIGIIGGSGLENAIEGEKVSVNTPYGEVHVKIGVMANEKVAFIPRHGERHETPPHKVNYRGNLWALKTLGVERVIATNAVGGIRDGLNPGDLLVPHDFIDFTKGRTYTFYDQKAVHIDLTTPYCPEIRRIIIEVAEEMGVKIWDGGVYVCTEGPRFETPSEIRMFRLLGADVVGMTGVPEVILARELKMCYATICVITNYAAGMQKRISHEEVNEIMKEKTRVIVEIMNRVVQRIPVERKNCMCGLWGTNI; this is encoded by the coding sequence ATGAATATTAGAATTGGAATAATTGGAGGGTCTGGACTTGAAAATGCAATAGAGGGAGAAAAGGTATCGGTGAATACACCATATGGAGAGGTACATGTCAAAATAGGTGTTATGGCAAATGAAAAAGTTGCATTTATACCTAGACATGGAGAAAGACATGAAACCCCACCACACAAAGTAAATTATAGAGGAAACTTATGGGCATTAAAAACGCTTGGAGTTGAAAGGGTTATAGCCACAAATGCTGTCGGAGGTATAAGGGATGGGCTAAACCCAGGAGACCTCCTCGTACCGCACGACTTCATAGACTTCACAAAAGGGAGAACATACACATTTTATGACCAAAAAGCAGTCCACATAGATTTAACAACACCATACTGCCCAGAAATTAGAAGGATAATCATTGAAGTTGCCGAGGAAATGGGCGTAAAAATTTGGGATGGCGGAGTATATGTATGTACGGAGGGGCCTAGATTTGAAACCCCCTCTGAAATAAGAATGTTCAGACTTCTAGGAGCAGATGTTGTAGGTATGACTGGAGTCCCAGAGGTCATTCTGGCAAGGGAATTGAAAATGTGTTATGCAACAATATGCGTAATTACAAATTACGCTGCTGGAATGCAGAAGAGGATATCACATGAAGAGGTAAATGAAATCATGAAGGAAAAAACGAGGGTTATTGTTGAAATTATGAATAGAGTCGTCCAGAGAATACCAGTTGAACGTAAAAATTGTATGTGTGGATTATGGGGGACTAATATTTAG
- a CDS encoding DUF373 family protein — MKEGAEKLLIICVDKDNDVGKATGFKTPIIGREKNIEAAVKFAITSPEDSDVNAIFAAIKVYDELKRNNMECEIATIAGEAEGGLKSDIKIRDELNEVLKSYQATGAIFVSDGAADELIIPIIQSRIPIVSIKRIIIQQERGVEETYILFARYLRKIVEESQYARIFLGIPGLLFLSMAILIVTGYSQYAGMGALFIVGIAFIIRGFSIDTHVIGWLRSSPVIFFSSLMGVITILISMYMGVGKVLSEVAVNPNLMGNIAGMAGIFIDVSSDIILIGFSIIVGGRIIEKVLRRSSKVWHDIVSLTFIVTVRPLLKGVAETLIKQEYSIQAILTPLLIPTITTITLIILFTLMEGVISKRRGRGGK; from the coding sequence ATGAAGGAAGGCGCTGAGAAACTACTCATAATATGTGTAGATAAAGATAATGATGTGGGGAAAGCTACCGGATTTAAAACACCCATAATAGGGAGAGAGAAAAATATTGAAGCTGCCGTTAAATTTGCAATAACATCCCCAGAAGACTCCGATGTGAATGCAATATTCGCGGCCATAAAGGTTTATGATGAATTGAAACGTAATAATATGGAATGTGAAATTGCAACTATCGCAGGTGAAGCAGAAGGGGGATTAAAATCAGATATCAAGATAAGGGATGAACTAAATGAAGTTTTAAAATCATATCAGGCCACTGGAGCAATATTTGTAAGTGACGGGGCGGCAGATGAACTAATAATACCAATAATACAATCAAGAATACCAATAGTATCCATCAAAAGGATAATAATACAACAAGAAAGGGGGGTTGAGGAGACATACATACTATTTGCAAGATATCTAAGAAAGATCGTTGAAGAATCGCAATACGCAAGAATATTCCTAGGAATACCTGGATTATTATTCCTATCAATGGCAATACTGATAGTTACAGGTTACTCTCAATATGCGGGTATGGGGGCACTATTCATTGTTGGAATAGCATTCATAATACGTGGATTCTCCATAGATACGCATGTAATTGGATGGCTAAGGTCCTCCCCAGTAATATTCTTCTCAAGCCTCATGGGAGTAATAACAATACTAATATCAATGTATATGGGCGTGGGGAAAGTATTATCCGAAGTTGCTGTAAACCCAAATTTAATGGGTAATATAGCTGGGATGGCTGGAATCTTCATAGATGTATCAAGTGACATAATCCTAATAGGCTTCTCCATAATAGTTGGAGGTAGAATTATTGAGAAAGTATTGAGGAGGAGCAGTAAAGTTTGGCATGACATAGTTAGTTTAACATTCATAGTAACTGTAAGGCCACTATTAAAGGGGGTTGCAGAAACACTAATAAAACAAGAATACTCCATTCAAGCCATTCTAACACCACTACTAATACCAACAATCACCACAATAACACTAATAATACTCTTCACATTAATGGAGGGAGTAATCTCAAAGAGGAGGGGGAGGGGAGGGAAATGA
- a CDS encoding 30S ribosomal protein S8e, translated as MSYYQGNDLKKPSGGRKRPYREKRKYELGRPPTNTILSENDERITIRVRGGNIKVREKKAAYANVAIIEEGGRKVVKVKITRVKSNPANPEYSRRGIITRGAIIETPIGEAKVTSRPGQHGIVNATLIKKRS; from the coding sequence TTGAGCTACTACCAAGGGAATGACCTAAAAAAACCATCAGGAGGGAGAAAGAGGCCTTATAGGGAGAAGAGGAAATATGAGCTGGGAAGACCACCCACAAACACTATTCTCAGCGAAAATGATGAGAGAATAACAATTAGAGTTCGTGGTGGGAACATAAAAGTTAGGGAGAAAAAGGCTGCTTACGCAAATGTGGCAATAATTGAGGAAGGTGGAAGGAAGGTGGTTAAGGTGAAGATCACACGGGTAAAGAGCAACCCAGCAAATCCAGAATACTCAAGAAGAGGGATAATAACGAGGGGAGCAATAATAGAGACGCCAATAGGAGAAGCAAAAGTTACCTCAAGACCAGGTCAACATGGAATTGTAAATGCAACATTGATCAAAAAGAGGAGCTAA
- a CDS encoding Gar1/Naf1 family protein, producing MTHAGKVLHKVNERLILARANKAPKTDSKVYDVDGKMIGSVYEIFGPVKNPYILIKVSNEKSTPKMKGSRIYFEE from the coding sequence TTGACGCATGCAGGTAAAGTCCTGCATAAAGTGAATGAAAGGTTAATTCTGGCGAGAGCAAATAAAGCCCCAAAAACAGATTCAAAGGTGTATGATGTTGATGGGAAAATGATTGGAAGCGTATACGAAATTTTTGGACCAGTAAAAAACCCATACATCCTAATAAAGGTATCAAATGAAAAGTCAACCCCCAAAATGAAGGGGAGTAGAATATACTTTGAAGAATAG
- a CDS encoding transcription initiation factor IIB — MGEPDKTIKVCPECGSTNLIRDEERAEITCLNCGLVISERMMDPGPEWRAFNPEQKEKRTRVGAPLTLTIHDKGLSTIIDWRDKDSYGKDLTPKRRAQVYRLRKWQRRIRISDATERNLAFALQEIERITSQLGLPKSIHEEAALIYRRAVDEKLVRGRSVESMAAAAIYAACRKYGVPRTLDEITRVARVNKKDIGRSYRFMARELIKKVNPTNPVEYIPRLATQLGLIGDVQIHAKTIVDIAKNNGLTSGRGPIGVAAAAIYIASVILNEKKTQREIANVAGVTEVTIRNRYKELAEKIVIDIPL, encoded by the coding sequence ATGGGAGAACCAGATAAAACCATAAAAGTATGTCCAGAATGCGGGAGCACAAATCTAATTAGAGATGAAGAAAGAGCTGAAATAACATGCCTAAATTGCGGGCTAGTAATAAGTGAAAGAATGATGGATCCAGGACCTGAATGGAGAGCATTCAATCCGGAGCAAAAGGAGAAAAGAACCCGTGTGGGAGCACCACTCACATTAACAATACATGATAAAGGATTATCAACAATAATTGATTGGAGGGATAAAGACAGCTATGGTAAAGACCTAACACCAAAAAGGAGGGCACAAGTATATAGATTGAGGAAATGGCAGAGGAGGATCAGAATATCAGATGCCACAGAAAGAAACCTCGCATTCGCATTACAAGAGATAGAGAGAATAACATCCCAACTTGGATTGCCAAAAAGCATACATGAAGAAGCTGCACTAATATATAGGAGGGCTGTAGATGAAAAACTGGTTAGAGGTAGATCAGTGGAAAGCATGGCTGCAGCAGCCATATACGCTGCTTGCAGAAAATATGGTGTACCAAGAACGCTTGATGAAATAACAAGGGTTGCTAGGGTAAATAAGAAGGATATAGGGAGAAGCTATAGATTCATGGCTAGAGAACTTATAAAGAAGGTAAACCCAACAAACCCCGTTGAATACATACCAAGACTTGCAACACAATTAGGACTTATAGGAGACGTGCAAATACATGCAAAAACAATAGTGGATATAGCGAAGAACAATGGATTAACATCAGGCAGAGGCCCCATAGGGGTTGCCGCAGCCGCAATATACATAGCAAGCGTGATACTAAACGAAAAGAAAACACAAAGGGAAATAGCGAACGTGGCAGGAGTCACTGAAGTAACAATTAGGAATAGATATAAAGAATTGGCTGAGAAAATAGTCATAGACATACCACTTTAA